From Phormidium ambiguum IAM M-71, a single genomic window includes:
- a CDS encoding trifunctional serine/threonine-protein kinase/ATP-binding protein/sensor histidine kinase, with protein MDAITNLLGYQINEQIYVGSRTLVYRGIRQSTGTEFSDDYRQPVVIKILRNQYPTFSELVQFRNQYTIAKNLNQPGIIQTYSLEPYQNGYALVMEDFGGISLKEWVSQKENPLSVREFLILAIAISDALDILYRERIIHKDIKPNNILINPETKQVKLIDFSIASLLPRETQTLINPNVLEGTLAYISPEQTGRMNRGIDYRTDFYSLGVTFYELLTGKLPFQSNDLMELVHCHIAKAAPLIHEINPEIPLVISEIVSKLMAKNVEDRYQSALGLKADLEKCLHQLQETGEIEGFKIGQKDLCDRFMIPEKLYGREQEVKQLLEAFDRVAQGNSEMILVAGFSGIGKTVVVNEVHKPIVRQHGYFIKGKFDQFNRNIPFSAFVQAFRDLMGQLLSESDLQLQAWKSKILAALGDNGQVIIEVIPELERIIGQQPPVPELSGAAAQNLFNLLFQKFISVFTTKEHPLVIFLDDLQWADSASLKLMQLLVCESQSNHLLLMGAYRDNEVSATHPLMLTLDEVSKTGKTVNTITLAPLDRISVNQLVADTLSCTVKVAQPLTELVYQKTKGNPFFATQFLRALHQDGLIAFNPPKSPLSKGGSQGGWQCDISKVRGAALTDDVVEFMAQQLQKLPIETQSVLKLAACIGNQFDLETLAIVSQSSEIETATALWKTLQEGFILPQSEVYKFYVGEEGKIDRTTSPTVSYKFLHDRVQQAAYSLIPESDRAIAHYQIGQLLLQQISPEAREERIFELVNQLNYGTPLVFAQTERDELAQLNLTACRKARSATAYQAACEYASVGLQLLGTEAWQRQYEITLSLHNLAAEVAFLAGAFAQMDRWIEAVIHHAKTTLEQVPVYQVRIQALVARNQFVEAIAIGQSVFRMLGVNLPDEPTIDDIRQLKQEIDRLIEGCAIESFLHQPKMSDPQQLAIMQNAARLTPVCYMSGTKLYFLVVALQVKLSIQFGNSPVSPFCYVGYAFQLRMLWNDMSKVPQFGQLGYQLALEPEAKNIRAATNMLMGAYVGCWTIHLPETLPILLDGYQAGLETGNLEFMGYDAQLYCFNAYWLGQPLAELEPQMRAYYQQLCDFHQLTAANCVLAYWQAAKILLGESEAEIPLRQDAYEEKVLDEAKVDFYRLSFFYLYRFTLNYWLEDFAKAEHDADRTRHYLAGGMGSVVEPIFYLYDSLTILATPFESITESEPRWQRMLENQVKLKDWADYGQKNFLHKYHLVEAEKCRVLDRKTEALEFYDLAIQGAKESGFLSEEALANELAAKFYLKWGKEKIAAAYMQEAYYGYARWGAKAKNDDLEKRYPQLLQPILQQQLLGINSLESIANLTLSKSSTTYSSSSSSISNALDFASVLKAAQAISSSIEINELMASLTRILLENSGAKKSVLILLQNGTLQVRAITFAHDWANSENIETVLISQTLDTCQDVPQKIIQYVKNTQKTVIIDRLETDIPGLIGDYLLTHKPQSLCCTPIVDRGNLVGIIYLENELTSGVFTSDRLQIIHLLASQAAISLENAHLYQQSQQALADLQQAQLQIVQSEKMSALGNLVAGVAHEINNPVGFISGNISEAIAAVKDMTEYVQLYQEKFPDPGAEITEKAEEIEIDYLLEDLPKMLDSMQVGCDRIKSISTSLRTFSRADKDYKVPFNIHEGIDSTILILKHRLKANEQRSAIEVVKEYGDLPPIECFPGQLNQVFMNIVANAIDALEESNSKHSLEPQKKRSHCITIRTNMKSQEWVEINISDNGLGIPDEVKEKIFDHLFTTKGVGKGTGLGLAIAKSIVVEKHGGFIDVNSTIGQGTEFIITLPAKR; from the coding sequence ATGGATGCAATTACCAATCTGTTAGGTTATCAGATTAATGAACAAATTTACGTAGGTTCCAGAACTTTAGTATATCGAGGAATTCGGCAGAGTACTGGTACAGAATTTTCAGATGATTATCGACAACCTGTAGTCATCAAAATATTACGCAATCAATATCCCACTTTTAGCGAACTGGTGCAATTTCGCAATCAGTATACGATCGCAAAAAACCTCAATCAGCCTGGAATTATTCAAACTTATAGCTTAGAACCATATCAAAATGGCTATGCTTTGGTAATGGAAGACTTTGGTGGCATTTCCTTAAAAGAATGGGTATCGCAAAAGGAAAATCCGCTATCTGTTAGAGAATTTTTAATTTTAGCGATCGCCATATCCGATGCTTTAGATATTTTGTATCGGGAACGCATCATTCACAAAGATATTAAACCCAACAATATTTTAATAAACCCGGAAACTAAACAAGTCAAATTAATCGACTTTAGTATTGCCTCTTTATTGCCAAGAGAAACGCAAACTCTGATCAATCCCAATGTGTTAGAAGGAACGCTGGCTTACATTTCTCCCGAACAAACTGGAAGAATGAACCGGGGGATTGATTACCGGACGGATTTCTATTCTTTGGGGGTCACTTTCTACGAATTACTAACAGGAAAGTTACCCTTTCAATCAAACGATTTGATGGAATTGGTGCATTGCCATATCGCCAAAGCAGCACCATTAATACACGAAATTAATCCAGAAATTCCCTTGGTAATTTCAGAGATTGTCAGCAAATTGATGGCGAAAAATGTGGAAGATCGCTATCAAAGTGCGTTAGGATTAAAAGCCGATCTCGAAAAATGTTTGCATCAACTCCAAGAAACAGGGGAAATTGAGGGTTTTAAAATAGGCCAAAAGGATCTGTGCGATCGCTTCATGATTCCCGAAAAACTCTATGGTAGAGAACAAGAGGTAAAACAACTTTTAGAAGCCTTTGATAGAGTAGCGCAAGGAAACAGCGAAATGATCCTCGTCGCAGGCTTTTCGGGAATCGGAAAAACCGTTGTAGTTAATGAAGTTCATAAACCGATTGTCCGACAACATGGCTACTTTATTAAAGGGAAATTCGATCAGTTTAATCGCAATATTCCTTTCTCTGCATTCGTGCAAGCATTCCGCGATTTAATGGGACAATTGCTCAGTGAAAGCGATCTTCAACTCCAAGCATGGAAAAGCAAAATCCTAGCCGCCCTTGGTGATAACGGACAAGTTATTATTGAAGTCATTCCCGAATTGGAACGAATTATCGGACAGCAACCTCCAGTTCCAGAATTATCGGGGGCTGCTGCTCAAAATTTATTTAATTTGTTATTCCAAAAATTTATCTCCGTCTTTACTACCAAAGAGCATCCTTTAGTCATATTTTTGGATGACTTACAGTGGGCAGATTCAGCATCTTTGAAGTTGATGCAGTTACTTGTATGTGAATCTCAGTCCAATCACTTGCTACTAATGGGAGCTTATCGTGATAATGAAGTTTCCGCTACCCATCCGTTGATGTTGACCTTAGATGAAGTTAGTAAGACGGGTAAAACTGTTAACACAATTACGTTAGCACCGCTCGATCGAATTAGCGTGAATCAGTTGGTAGCAGATACTCTCAGTTGTACTGTTAAAGTGGCGCAACCACTAACAGAGTTAGTTTATCAAAAAACTAAAGGAAATCCGTTTTTTGCCACGCAATTTTTGCGAGCATTACATCAAGATGGATTGATTGCATTTAACCCCCCTAAGTCCCCCCTTAGTAAGGGGGGAAGTCAAGGGGGGTGGCAGTGCGATATTAGCAAAGTTCGCGGTGCAGCACTCACCGATGATGTTGTTGAATTCATGGCGCAGCAATTACAGAAATTGCCGATCGAAACGCAATCTGTTTTGAAATTAGCTGCTTGTATTGGTAATCAATTCGACCTGGAAACATTAGCAATTGTTTCCCAAAGTTCAGAAATTGAAACTGCAACGGCATTGTGGAAAACTTTACAAGAAGGTTTCATTTTACCCCAAAGTGAAGTTTATAAATTTTATGTGGGAGAAGAAGGAAAGATCGATCGCACAACTTCTCCCACAGTTTCCTATAAATTTTTGCACGATCGCGTCCAACAAGCCGCTTATTCTTTGATTCCAGAAAGCGATCGCGCGATCGCCCACTACCAAATCGGACAACTCCTCCTACAACAAATCTCACCAGAAGCCAGAGAAGAACGCATCTTTGAACTAGTCAATCAATTAAACTACGGAACCCCCCTAGTATTTGCACAAACCGAAAGAGACGAACTCGCCCAACTCAACCTCACCGCTTGTCGCAAAGCCAGAAGCGCCACCGCCTATCAAGCAGCTTGCGAATATGCCAGCGTCGGACTGCAACTACTCGGAACAGAAGCTTGGCAACGACAATACGAAATCACCCTATCCCTACACAACCTAGCCGCCGAAGTCGCCTTCCTCGCAGGTGCCTTTGCACAGATGGATCGATGGATTGAAGCCGTGATTCATCATGCCAAAACAACATTAGAACAAGTACCAGTTTATCAAGTCAGAATCCAAGCCTTAGTCGCCCGCAATCAATTTGTCGAAGCCATAGCGATCGGTCAATCCGTCTTCCGAATGCTAGGCGTAAACCTCCCAGACGAACCAACCATAGACGACATCCGCCAACTCAAACAAGAAATCGATCGCCTAATTGAAGGTTGCGCGATCGAATCCTTCCTCCATCAGCCAAAAATGAGCGACCCGCAGCAACTCGCCATCATGCAAAATGCCGCACGACTCACACCCGTCTGTTATATGTCCGGTACAAAACTATACTTCCTCGTCGTTGCACTGCAAGTAAAATTATCAATTCAATTTGGCAATAGTCCAGTTTCCCCATTTTGCTACGTCGGTTACGCCTTCCAACTGCGGATGTTGTGGAACGACATGAGCAAAGTACCTCAGTTTGGGCAATTAGGATATCAACTCGCCTTAGAACCCGAAGCAAAAAACATTCGCGCCGCCACAAATATGTTAATGGGAGCTTATGTCGGTTGTTGGACGATTCATTTGCCAGAAACCCTACCCATTCTTTTGGACGGCTATCAAGCTGGGTTAGAAACAGGCAATTTAGAATTTATGGGCTACGATGCTCAATTGTACTGCTTCAATGCTTATTGGTTAGGTCAACCATTGGCGGAACTGGAACCGCAAATGCGTGCTTATTATCAACAATTGTGCGACTTCCACCAACTGACAGCAGCAAATTGTGTTTTAGCTTACTGGCAAGCGGCAAAAATTCTGTTGGGTGAGTCAGAGGCGGAGATTCCTTTACGTCAAGATGCGTATGAAGAAAAAGTTTTGGATGAGGCGAAAGTTGATTTTTATCGATTATCTTTCTTTTATTTGTATCGCTTCACTTTGAATTATTGGTTGGAAGATTTTGCGAAAGCAGAACATGATGCCGATCGCACCCGACACTATTTAGCTGGAGGGATGGGAAGTGTGGTGGAACCAATCTTTTATCTGTATGATTCTTTGACGATTTTGGCAACTCCTTTTGAATCAATAACGGAGTCGGAACCGCGCTGGCAGCGAATGTTAGAAAATCAAGTTAAGTTGAAGGATTGGGCTGATTATGGTCAAAAGAATTTTTTGCATAAATATCATTTGGTGGAAGCGGAAAAGTGTCGAGTTCTCGATCGCAAAACCGAAGCTTTAGAATTTTATGATTTAGCCATTCAAGGAGCCAAAGAAAGTGGTTTTCTTTCAGAGGAAGCTTTAGCTAATGAACTGGCGGCGAAGTTTTACTTGAAATGGGGTAAAGAAAAAATTGCTGCGGCATATATGCAGGAAGCTTACTACGGCTACGCTCGCTGGGGCGCAAAAGCCAAAAACGATGACTTAGAAAAACGCTATCCCCAATTATTGCAACCCATTTTGCAACAGCAACTACTCGGCATCAATTCTCTAGAAAGTATTGCTAATCTCACCTTGTCTAAAAGTTCTACCACTTATAGTTCTAGTAGTAGCAGTATTTCCAATGCCCTAGATTTTGCCTCTGTTCTCAAAGCGGCTCAAGCTATTTCTAGTAGTATTGAAATCAATGAATTGATGGCTAGTCTCACGCGCATTCTTTTAGAAAACTCTGGGGCGAAAAAATCTGTTCTAATTCTGCTTCAAAACGGGACTTTACAAGTCAGAGCGATTACTTTTGCCCACGATTGGGCAAATTCAGAAAACATCGAAACAGTTTTGATTTCCCAAACTTTAGATACTTGTCAAGATGTGCCGCAGAAAATTATTCAATATGTCAAGAATACTCAAAAAACCGTGATTATCGATCGCCTCGAAACAGATATTCCCGGTTTAATCGGAGATTATTTATTAACTCATAAACCGCAAAGTTTATGTTGTACGCCGATTGTCGATCGCGGAAATTTGGTCGGGATTATTTATTTAGAAAATGAACTGACTAGCGGAGTATTTACTAGCGATCGCTTACAAATTATCCACCTGCTTGCCTCTCAAGCGGCAATTTCGTTAGAAAATGCCCATCTGTATCAACAATCTCAACAAGCTTTAGCAGATTTACAACAAGCGCAATTACAAATTGTGCAGAGCGAAAAAATGTCGGCGCTGGGAAATTTAGTAGCTGGGGTAGCTCACGAAATTAACAATCCCGTTGGCTTTATTTCTGGGAATATTAGTGAAGCGATCGCTGCCGTCAAAGATATGACTGAATACGTGCAACTCTACCAAGAAAAATTTCCCGATCCCGGAGCAGAAATTACAGAAAAAGCCGAAGAAATTGAGATTGACTATTTGTTAGAAGATTTGCCGAAAATGTTGGATTCGATGCAAGTCGGTTGCGATCGGATTAAAAGCATTAGTACCAGTCTCCGCACCTTCTCCAGAGCGGACAAAGATTACAAAGTTCCCTTCAATATTCACGAGGGAATTGATAGTACAATTTTGATTCTCAAACACCGATTAAAAGCTAACGAACAACGTTCAGCGATTGAGGTAGTGAAAGAATATGGAGATTTACCACCAATTGAATGTTTCCCCGGACAATTAAATCAAGTGTTTATGAATATCGTAGCTAATGCTATTGATGCTTTGGAAGAATCAAATAGTAAGCACAGTTTAGAACCGCAAAAGAAACGATCGCATTGCATCACAATTCGGACAAATATGAAATCTCAGGAATGGGTGGAAATTAACATTTCTGACAATGGTTTAGGAATACCAGATGAAGTAAAAGAGAAGATATTTGACCATTTATTTACTACCAAAGGAGTCGGAAAAGGGACGGGCTTGGGATTAGCGATCGCCAAATCTATTGTCGTGGAAAAACATGGCGGTTTCATTGATGTTAATTCTACAATAGGTCAAGGAACCGAATTTATCATTACCTTACCCGCTAAACGCTAA
- a CDS encoding trifunctional serine/threonine-protein kinase/ATP-binding protein/sensor histidine kinase codes for MNNSQKNNNVCTTVQIPNYQILETLYSGSRTLVYRAIRLDDRLPVAIKLLKNEYPTFSELVQFSNQYTIAKNLHQPGIIQTYSLEPYRNGYALVMEDFGGISLKEWALKGENALSLSEFLVLAIALCNALDILYRERIIHKDIKPTNILINPTTKQVKLIDFSIASLLPRETQTLLNPNVLEGTLAYISPEQTGRMNRGIDYRTDFYSTGVTFYELLTGELPFQSNDPMELVHCHIAKAAPLIHEINPQIPSVLSEIVSKLMAKNSEDRYQSTLGLKHDLEKCLDRLKETGEIQSFEIGRQDISDRFLIPDKIYGREVEVETLLQAFDRVSQGATEMMLVAGFSGIGKTAVVNEVHKPIVRQRGYFIKGKYDQFQRNIPFFAFVQAFRDLMEQLLTESDGQIQQWKTKILEAVGENGQVIIEVIPELSRIIGEQPPAVELSGTAAENRFNLLFQKFTQVFTSVEHPLVMFLDDLQWADSASLKLMQLLMADTSHLFIMGAYRDNEVNLRHPLMLTLNEIAKSPAKINTITLAPLSQEQVNKLVADTLKCSEDIGGHLSGLIYQKTKGNPFFATQFIKALHQDGLIQFDFELGCWQCDLSEVTARSVTDDVVTFMSWQLQKLPPSTQDVLQLAACIGNSFDLATLAIVSQQSEIETAAALWKALQEGLILPIGDIYKFYVGQENQARTSENQPSVIYKFLHDRVQQAAYSLIPDDQKQTTHYQIGQLLLQQISDRAREERIFEIVNQLNYGTALISEQTQRNELAQLNLIASRKAKNSTAYQAAREYAAVGLSLLGEDTWQQQYEMTLALHELAAEVALLNGSFEAMEQFIDTVIEQAHSLLEKVNVYCIRIQSQIFQSKLTSAIAIAQPVLQQLGITFPETPTPSDLQQEIKEIEELIGDRSIADLVNLPQMRDAEKLAILKIANIISPAAYLTGSALYPLLNTLSVKLSIQYGNTSTSTFGYANYGNILCNFFQVVDTGTQFGSLALQIISKLDAKATKTEVLMILGIFIVHRKSHIQETLPLLQEGYTTALEFGNLVLAGYNGHTFCLNSFWSSQSLTTLEQDISAYCHSLMQINQLTTANYCRIYWQPVLNLLGVAEHTTLLSGKALEETEFRSQLQSANDGYGLYIFHLYKLLLCFLFGEIEPAKNHASEVRRYFMAGAGLVSEPVFYLYDSLLTLAQFNPLLDETSTALQSVTENQTRLQQWAYYAPMNYQHKFDLVEAEKCRVLGQKTEAIELYDRAIATAKTNEYIQEEALANELAAKFYLEWGKEKVAAGYMQEAYYCYARWGAKAKVADLEKRYPQLLAPVLLQTRSLFSTNETIFPLGTVTSISSATSSSSVSDSLDLKAILKASQAISSEIELSKLLSSLLRIVIENAGADKCVLMLWRDSRLFVKGSISLGTQPVVLQRIPVEESQEIPLKLIYKVKHNNQTVVLVDAKADPILANDPYIVRQQPTSILCSPILHQGKLMGILYLENNLATGAFTSDRVEILNLLCAQAAISLENARLYEQAQQMLAELSASKARFQKLADNLPGMIYQIRLAPDGSISIPYVSPGCAALYEVAPEDFLTGITDFRMLEHPEDCLALTQAFIHSAETLTPFEQEWRIITTSGTVKWVQAASRPERQADGSIVWDGVMMDISDRKLAEFALQQAQLQIIQSEKMSALGNLVAGVAHEMNNPLGFISASLKQAKPTFTDIVEHLKLYQETCQKHNEEIEDHAESIDLEYSLEDFPKMLDSMTSACERLKNISTSLRIFSRADRDYKVLFNIHEGIDSTILILKHRLKANEQRPAIEVITNYGNLPAIECFPGQLNQVFMNIIANAIDALDESNIGRSFAEIQANPNRIIIQTSWLDNRVKISISDNGKGMTEAVKPKIFDHLFTTKGVGKGTGLGLAIAKSIVVEKHGGFIDVNSTPDQGTKFTIVLPTKAGQT; via the coding sequence ATGAATAATTCCCAAAAAAACAACAATGTTTGCACAACCGTTCAAATTCCTAACTATCAAATTCTCGAAACACTTTATTCAGGGAGCCGTACTTTAGTTTATCGAGCTATCCGGCTCGACGATCGATTACCTGTTGCGATCAAACTGCTGAAAAATGAATATCCCACCTTCAGCGAACTGGTGCAGTTTAGCAATCAGTATACGATTGCTAAAAATCTTCATCAACCTGGAATCATCCAAACTTATAGCCTAGAACCCTATCGAAATGGCTATGCCTTGGTAATGGAAGACTTTGGGGGTATCTCCTTGAAAGAATGGGCATTGAAAGGAGAAAACGCCCTCTCGTTGAGTGAGTTTTTAGTTCTAGCGATCGCCCTTTGTAATGCCTTGGATATTTTATACCGCGAACGCATCATTCACAAAGATATCAAACCCACCAATATTCTGATTAATCCCACCACCAAACAAGTCAAATTAATCGATTTTAGTATTGCATCTTTACTGCCAAGAGAAACCCAAACACTGCTCAACCCCAATGTATTAGAAGGAACCCTTGCTTACATTTCTCCTGAACAAACCGGAAGAATGAATCGGGGGATTGATTACCGAACAGATTTTTATTCAACTGGTGTTACTTTTTACGAATTGCTGACGGGAGAGTTGCCATTTCAATCGAACGATCCGATGGAGTTAGTGCATTGCCATATCGCCAAAGCAGCACCATTAATACATGAAATTAATCCCCAAATTCCCTCGGTACTTTCAGAAATTGTCAGCAAATTGATGGCCAAAAATTCTGAAGATCGTTATCAGAGTACATTAGGACTGAAACATGACTTAGAAAAATGTTTAGATCGGCTAAAAGAAACTGGGGAAATTCAGAGCTTTGAAATTGGGCGACAGGATATTAGCGATCGCTTCCTCATCCCCGACAAAATCTATGGACGAGAAGTTGAAGTAGAAACCTTACTGCAAGCATTCGATCGCGTCAGTCAGGGTGCAACAGAAATGATGCTCGTTGCTGGCTTTTCAGGAATTGGCAAAACTGCCGTTGTCAACGAAGTACATAAACCGATTGTCAGACAACGCGGCTATTTTATTAAAGGCAAATATGACCAATTTCAACGCAACATTCCCTTCTTTGCTTTCGTGCAAGCTTTCCGGGATTTAATGGAGCAATTATTAACCGAAAGTGATGGGCAAATCCAGCAATGGAAAACTAAAATTTTAGAGGCGGTTGGTGAAAATGGACAAGTAATTATTGAAGTCATTCCCGAACTGTCAAGAATTATTGGTGAACAACCACCAGCAGTAGAATTATCAGGAACGGCAGCCGAAAATCGCTTTAATTTATTATTCCAAAAATTTACGCAAGTCTTCACCAGCGTAGAACATCCATTAGTAATGTTTTTAGATGATTTGCAATGGGCAGATTCGGCATCGCTGAAATTAATGCAGCTATTAATGGCTGATACCAGTCATCTTTTCATCATGGGTGCGTACCGCGATAACGAAGTCAATCTACGCCATCCATTAATGTTGACTTTAAATGAAATTGCTAAATCGCCAGCCAAAATTAATACGATTACTTTAGCTCCCCTAAGTCAAGAGCAAGTAAATAAATTAGTAGCTGATACGCTCAAATGTTCCGAAGATATAGGAGGGCATCTTTCAGGATTAATTTATCAAAAAACCAAAGGAAATCCGTTTTTTGCCACGCAGTTTATTAAAGCATTGCATCAAGATGGATTAATCCAATTTGATTTTGAGTTAGGCTGCTGGCAATGCGATCTATCAGAAGTGACGGCTCGATCGGTTACAGATGACGTTGTAACTTTTATGAGTTGGCAATTGCAAAAATTACCGCCCTCAACTCAAGATGTTTTGCAGTTAGCTGCTTGTATTGGCAACTCTTTCGATTTAGCAACTTTGGCGATTGTTTCGCAGCAATCGGAAATTGAGACGGCTGCGGCTTTGTGGAAAGCTTTGCAAGAAGGGTTAATTTTACCAATTGGTGATATTTATAAGTTTTATGTCGGACAAGAAAATCAAGCACGTACATCAGAAAATCAACCGAGCGTTATTTATAAATTCTTACATGACCGAGTACAGCAAGCAGCTTATTCCCTGATTCCTGATGACCAAAAACAGACGACTCATTACCAAATCGGACAACTGCTGCTGCAACAGATTTCCGATCGAGCAAGAGAAGAGCGGATTTTTGAAATCGTCAATCAACTAAATTACGGAACTGCTTTAATTAGCGAACAAACACAACGAAATGAACTAGCGCAACTTAATCTGATTGCATCTCGTAAAGCCAAAAATTCCACCGCCTATCAAGCAGCGCGTGAATATGCCGCAGTGGGATTGTCTTTGTTGGGAGAAGACACTTGGCAGCAACAGTATGAAATGACTCTCGCCTTGCATGAATTAGCAGCGGAAGTAGCACTGCTAAATGGTAGTTTTGAGGCGATGGAACAGTTCATTGATACTGTCATTGAACAAGCACATTCTTTATTAGAAAAGGTGAATGTTTACTGCATTAGAATTCAATCTCAGATTTTCCAAAGTAAATTAACTTCAGCGATTGCGATCGCTCAACCAGTTTTACAACAGCTTGGTATCACTTTTCCTGAAACACCGACACCATCAGATCTGCAACAGGAAATCAAAGAGATTGAGGAACTTATTGGCGATCGCTCAATTGCCGATTTAGTTAACTTGCCACAGATGCGGGATGCAGAAAAACTCGCTATTCTGAAGATTGCCAATATCATCAGCCCAGCAGCTTACCTCACTGGTTCAGCGTTGTACCCATTGCTGAATACTTTGTCCGTGAAACTCTCGATTCAGTACGGTAACACATCGACTTCTACTTTCGGCTATGCGAACTATGGCAATATTCTCTGCAATTTCTTCCAAGTCGTAGATACAGGAACGCAGTTTGGTTCTCTGGCACTCCAGATTATCTCAAAACTCGATGCCAAAGCCACTAAAACAGAGGTTTTGATGATTTTGGGGATATTTATTGTACACCGCAAATCTCACATTCAAGAAACACTACCCCTCTTGCAAGAAGGTTACACCACTGCCCTAGAATTTGGAAACCTAGTACTTGCTGGATATAATGGGCACACTTTTTGTCTCAATTCTTTTTGGAGCAGTCAATCTCTGACTACCTTAGAGCAGGATATTAGCGCCTACTGCCATAGTTTGATGCAAATAAATCAATTGACAACCGCAAATTATTGTCGGATTTATTGGCAACCAGTTTTAAATTTGCTGGGTGTTGCAGAACATACCACCCTTTTGTCGGGAAAAGCCCTGGAAGAAACAGAATTTCGATCGCAGCTACAGTCTGCCAATGATGGATATGGATTGTATATTTTCCACTTGTATAAACTGCTGCTTTGTTTCTTGTTTGGAGAAATTGAGCCAGCGAAAAATCATGCTAGTGAAGTCAGGCGCTATTTTATGGCTGGTGCGGGATTAGTCAGCGAACCAGTATTTTATCTTTATGATTCTTTGCTGACTTTGGCACAATTTAATCCACTGTTAGACGAAACATCAACAGCATTGCAGAGTGTAACAGAAAACCAAACTCGGTTACAGCAATGGGCGTATTATGCACCCATGAATTATCAACATAAATTTGATTTAGTAGAAGCGGAAAAATGCCGAGTATTAGGACAAAAAACCGAAGCGATCGAGTTATACGATCGCGCGATCGCAACAGCCAAAACCAACGAATACATCCAAGAAGAAGCTCTTGCTAACGAACTCGCAGCTAAATTCTACCTGGAATGGGGAAAAGAAAAAGTAGCAGCTGGCTATATGCAGGAAGCCTATTATTGCTACGCCCGTTGGGGTGCAAAAGCCAAAGTCGCCGACCTGGAAAAACGCTATCCCCAATTACTTGCCCCCGTATTACTGCAAACCCGTTCGCTCTTTTCGACTAACGAAACCATCTTCCCATTAGGAACTGTCACGTCCATCAGTTCGGCAACTTCTAGCAGCAGTGTCTCAGATAGCCTAGATTTAAAAGCGATTCTGAAAGCTTCCCAAGCTATTTCCAGCGAAATCGAACTGTCCAAACTACTTTCATCGTTGCTTAGAATCGTCATCGAAAATGCAGGGGCGGATAAATGCGTATTAATGTTGTGGCGAGACTCGCGCTTGTTCGTTAAAGGGTCGATAAGCTTGGGAACACAGCCAGTTGTGTTGCAGAGAATTCCTGTTGAGGAGAGTCAGGAAATTCCCCTGAAGCTAATTTACAAAGTTAAGCACAACAATCAAACAGTTGTGCTGGTGGATGCAAAAGCCGATCCGATTTTAGCCAACGATCCTTATATTGTGCGTCAACAGCCTACCAGTATCTTGTGTAGTCCAATTTTACATCAAGGCAAGTTGATGGGCATTTTATATCTAGAAAATAACTTAGCAACGGGGGCTTTTACGAGCGATCGCGTTGAAATACTGAATTTACTTTGCGCTCAAGCTGCTATTTCCCTAGAAAATGCTCGTCTTTACGAGCAAGCCCAACAAATGCTAGCAGAATTGAGTGCCAGCAAAGCCCGCTTTCAGAAGCTAGCGGATAATCTTCCTGGCATGATTTACCAGATTCGCCTTGCTCCCGATGGTTCTATTTCAATTCCCTACGTTAGTCCAGGCTGCGCGGCTTTATATGAAGTAGCACCTGAAGATTTTTTGACAGGCATCACAGATTTTCGGATGCTAGAGCATCCTGAAGACTGCCTAGCTCTCACCCAGGCGTTTATCCATTCTGCCGAGACTCTCACGCCTTTCGAGCAGGAATGGCGCATTATTACGACCTCTGGCACTGTGAAATGGGTGCAGGCGGCATCACGACCGGAACGGCAAGCCGACGGTTCGATCGTTTGGGATGGCGTGATGATGGATATTAGCGATCGCAAACTTGCTGAATTTGCCTTACAACAAGCGCAATTACAAATAATTCAAAGTGAGAAAATGTCTGCTTTGGGTAACTTAGTTGCTGGTGTCGCTCACGAAATGAATAATCCATTAGGCTTTATTTCTGCTAGCCTGAAACAAGCTAAACCCACTTTCACTGATATTGTTGAACACTTGAAACTCTATCAAGAAACTTGCCAAAAACACAATGAAGAAATCGAAGACCATGCCGAATCAATTGACTTGGAATATAGTTTAGAAGACTTCCCAAAAATGCTGGATTCCATGACTTCGGCCTGTGAGAGACTAAAAAATATCAGCACTTCACTGCGAATTTTCTCCCGTGCCGATCGAGATTACAAAGTGCTATTTAATATTCACGAAGGTATTGATAGTACAATTTTAATTCTTAAACATCGCCTGAAAGCCAATGAACAACGTCCGGCTATTGAAGTGATTACCAATTACGGCAATCTACCTGCAATTGAATGTTTTCCTGGGCAATTAAATCAGGTATTTATGAATATTATTGCTAATGCTATTGATGCTTTAGATGAATCAAATAT